In Halorubrum sp. PV6, a single window of DNA contains:
- a CDS encoding RND family transporter, with amino-acid sequence MTAADRLVERIDEFVTERPVAVILVFLLVSVVAVGGLGGIETSAGADQFTQDIPAQRALDDIDEEFETSIGGSATAAQLIVTDENVLSRPTLVRILETQERLESRSTLRVSSTTSHADAVARQLDPSAETAGQRRDAVAEATPRELQAAIADADAMGAVAAQVSVDYNPTAQTAGASIVGITYDLPDAATTARVTELQTRSIEVVDTVPGNEAGDNAILFGDGVLQSEITALLSDTAIIVFPAALLLILAFLVFAYRDPIDMGIGLVSLLMALLWTFGFMGYAGIPFSDSLITVFPLLLAVGIDFGIHIVNRYREERGGGLSIGDAMRTTTDQLLIAFLLVTITTVFGLVSNVVSPFEPNRDFGVVAAAGIIFTLTVFGVFLPAAKVLADRWRERLPIPEFGTTALGAGGSRLNRVLRVGVDLSKVAPVAVVVVLLVGGAAGGVYGTGVNTEFSEEAFFPDENRLETYSNFPEPFAPTDYTFLRVLTLFEEEFEQDFVGSVTLYIDQSVRDDDALELIDRTTRNPPDTFETTDERRAASTSIVTVIEDRAAQDPEFATLVDRNDRLGTGVPDRNVDEVYDALLDSPARGQARGYIADDRGSARIDYTIRPGVDDSQAVADVRQLAERTPLTAVPTGDLVVNEAVIDRLTESAIRSLFAAFGLTAVFLALSYAYLEGKAVYGLLNLVPVLVTVGLLVGSMRVFDVPLTPINAPILSVSIGLGVDYTVHFVHRFVDEYQAGHSVGEALDITIAGTGGALTGSMLTTVCGLGVLWLAVIPLIQDFGLLLALGVLYAYLCSILLVPSLVVVWERYGDRVGLGLDDELRERTLEQRER; translated from the coding sequence GTGACCGCCGCCGACCGGCTCGTCGAGCGCATCGATGAGTTCGTCACCGAGCGGCCGGTCGCGGTCATTCTCGTCTTCCTCCTCGTGAGCGTCGTCGCCGTCGGCGGGCTCGGCGGCATCGAGACGAGCGCTGGCGCCGATCAGTTCACGCAGGACATCCCGGCACAGCGCGCCTTAGACGACATCGACGAGGAGTTCGAGACCTCGATCGGCGGGTCGGCAACCGCCGCGCAGCTGATCGTCACCGACGAGAACGTCCTCTCGCGGCCGACGCTCGTGCGGATCTTAGAGACCCAAGAGCGGTTGGAGTCGCGGTCGACGCTCAGGGTGTCGTCGACGACGAGCCACGCCGACGCCGTCGCGCGCCAACTCGACCCGTCAGCGGAGACGGCCGGGCAGCGACGCGACGCGGTCGCCGAGGCCACGCCCAGAGAGCTGCAGGCCGCCATCGCCGACGCCGACGCGATGGGCGCCGTGGCGGCGCAGGTGTCGGTCGATTACAATCCGACCGCCCAAACCGCCGGCGCGTCCATCGTGGGGATCACCTACGATCTGCCCGACGCGGCGACGACTGCTCGCGTGACGGAGCTCCAGACGCGCAGCATCGAGGTCGTCGACACGGTGCCGGGCAACGAGGCCGGCGACAACGCGATCCTCTTTGGCGACGGCGTGCTCCAGTCGGAGATCACCGCGCTCCTCTCGGACACCGCCATCATCGTCTTCCCGGCCGCGCTGCTCCTTATCTTGGCGTTCCTCGTGTTCGCGTACCGCGACCCGATCGACATGGGGATCGGCCTCGTGTCGCTTCTGATGGCGCTCCTCTGGACCTTCGGGTTCATGGGATACGCCGGAATCCCGTTCTCGGACTCGCTTATCACCGTCTTCCCGCTGTTGCTCGCGGTCGGTATCGACTTCGGGATCCACATCGTCAACCGCTATCGCGAGGAGCGGGGCGGGGGGCTGTCGATCGGCGACGCGATGCGAACGACGACCGACCAGCTGCTCATCGCCTTCCTGCTCGTGACGATCACCACCGTGTTCGGGCTCGTCTCGAACGTCGTGAGCCCCTTCGAGCCGAACCGGGACTTCGGGGTCGTCGCGGCCGCGGGGATCATCTTCACGCTCACGGTGTTCGGGGTCTTTCTCCCCGCCGCGAAGGTGCTGGCGGACCGCTGGCGCGAGCGCCTCCCGATCCCCGAGTTCGGCACGACCGCGCTCGGGGCCGGCGGGTCGCGGCTCAACCGCGTGTTACGCGTCGGCGTCGACCTCTCGAAGGTCGCACCGGTCGCGGTCGTGGTCGTCCTGCTCGTCGGCGGCGCGGCCGGCGGCGTCTACGGGACCGGCGTGAACACCGAGTTCTCCGAGGAGGCGTTCTTCCCGGACGAGAACCGACTGGAGACGTACTCGAACTTCCCGGAGCCGTTCGCGCCGACCGACTACACGTTCCTGCGCGTGCTCACGCTGTTCGAAGAGGAGTTCGAGCAGGACTTCGTCGGGAGCGTGACGCTGTATATCGACCAGTCGGTCAGAGATGACGATGCCTTAGAGCTCATCGACCGGACGACGCGGAACCCGCCGGACACCTTCGAGACGACCGACGAGCGCCGGGCGGCCTCCACGAGCATCGTCACCGTCATCGAAGACCGGGCGGCACAGGATCCCGAGTTCGCGACGCTCGTCGACCGCAACGACCGGCTCGGCACGGGCGTCCCGGACCGCAACGTCGACGAGGTGTACGACGCGCTGCTCGACTCGCCGGCCCGCGGACAGGCCCGCGGATACATCGCCGACGACCGCGGGAGCGCGCGGATCGACTACACGATCCGGCCGGGCGTCGACGACTCCCAGGCGGTCGCCGACGTGCGCCAACTGGCCGAGCGCACGCCCCTCACCGCGGTGCCGACCGGAGACCTCGTGGTGAACGAGGCCGTGATCGACCGGCTCACGGAGTCCGCCATCCGCAGCCTGTTCGCGGCGTTCGGGCTCACGGCGGTGTTCCTCGCGCTGTCGTACGCGTATCTGGAGGGGAAGGCCGTCTACGGCCTCTTGAACCTCGTCCCCGTCTTGGTCACGGTCGGACTGTTAGTGGGGTCGATGCGGGTGTTCGACGTTCCCTTGACGCCCATCAACGCGCCGATCCTCTCGGTGTCTATCGGGCTCGGGGTGGATTACACCGTCCACTTCGTCCACCGATTCGTCGACGAGTACCAGGCGGGCCACAGCGTCGGCGAGGCGCTGGACATCACCATCGCCGGCACCGGGGGCGCGCTCACCGGCAGCATGCTCACGACGGTCTGCGGGCTCGGCGTCCTCTGGCTCGCGGTGATCCCGCTGATCCAGGACTTCGGGCTGTTGCTCGCGCTGGGCGTGTTGTACGCGTACCTCTGTTCGATCCTGCTCGTCCCCTCCCTCGTCGTCGTCTGGGAGCGGTACGGCGACCGGGTCGGCCTCGGACTCGACGACGAGCTCCGCGAGCGGACCCTTGAGCAAAGGGAGCGCTAG
- a CDS encoding YhbY family RNA-binding protein, which produces MSDQQLRKEAHDLDVTVWVGKHGIESVVDELDDQLDDAKLVKVKFLRAARGGTTTDELAAELADAVGADLIETRGNTAVLH; this is translated from the coding sequence ATGAGCGACCAACAGCTTCGCAAGGAAGCACACGACCTCGACGTCACCGTCTGGGTCGGGAAACACGGCATCGAATCGGTCGTCGACGAGCTTGACGACCAACTCGACGACGCGAAACTCGTGAAGGTGAAGTTCCTCCGGGCGGCCCGCGGCGGGACCACGACCGACGAACTCGCCGCGGAGCTCGCGGACGCCGTCGGCGCGGACCTGATCGAGACGCGCGGGAACACGGCGGTGCTCCACTGA
- a CDS encoding mechanosensitive ion channel family protein, which yields MSAGGDAASVVAVTGTLEPFLGPLSGVVVDAAIFLAVVVATYVIYKVAVTPLVQRVFDRQGLDEHARRPLQKIVAFLVLFAGVTVAFGAAGYQGFLRSLATIAAAATLAIGFALQDVIKNFVAGVFIYTDRPFRIGDWIEWQGNSGVVEDISFRVTRVRTFDNELLTVPNHALTSDVVKNPVAKKTLRLKFVFGIDYEDDVEKATDIIVEEAEKSEAILADPAPSVRLTELADSYVGLQSRIWIDDPSRADFVKARADYVKAVKARFDDEDISIPFPQRTVSGRNEWTDPSSFGGEA from the coding sequence ATGAGCGCCGGAGGCGACGCGGCCAGCGTCGTCGCCGTCACCGGGACGTTAGAGCCGTTCTTGGGCCCGCTGAGCGGGGTCGTCGTCGACGCCGCTATCTTCCTCGCCGTCGTCGTCGCGACGTACGTCATTTATAAGGTAGCCGTCACGCCGCTCGTCCAGCGGGTGTTCGACAGGCAGGGGCTCGACGAGCACGCGCGGCGACCGCTCCAGAAGATCGTCGCGTTCCTCGTCCTGTTCGCGGGCGTCACCGTCGCGTTCGGCGCGGCCGGGTATCAGGGGTTCCTGCGCTCGCTGGCGACGATCGCCGCCGCGGCGACGCTCGCCATCGGCTTCGCGCTCCAGGACGTGATCAAGAACTTCGTCGCCGGCGTCTTCATTTATACGGACCGCCCGTTTCGCATCGGCGACTGGATCGAGTGGCAGGGGAACTCGGGCGTCGTCGAGGACATCTCTTTCCGGGTCACTCGCGTACGCACGTTCGACAACGAACTGCTCACGGTGCCGAACCACGCGCTGACGAGCGACGTGGTGAAGAACCCGGTCGCGAAGAAGACGCTGCGACTGAAGTTCGTCTTCGGGATCGACTACGAGGACGACGTGGAGAAAGCGACCGACATCATCGTGGAGGAGGCCGAAAAGAGCGAGGCGATCTTAGCCGACCCCGCGCCGTCGGTCAGACTGACCGAACTGGCCGACTCGTACGTCGGCTTACAGTCGCGGATCTGGATCGACGACCCGTCGCGCGCCGACTTCGTGAAGGCGCGCGCGGACTACGTCAAGGCCGTCAAGGCGCGGTTCGACGACGAGGACATCTCGATCCCCTTCCCGCAGCGGACCGTCTCGGGCCGGAACGAGTGGACGGACCCCTCGTCGTTCGGCGGAGAGGCGTAG